The proteins below come from a single Saccharopolyspora sp. SCSIO 74807 genomic window:
- the dapF gene encoding diaminopimelate epimerase, producing MRFSEGPEFVKGHGTQNDFVVLPDPEGELKLTEAHVRALCDRQRGLGADGVLRVVPAAAVPDAPASVSPDVWFMDYRNADGSLAEMCGNGVRVFARYLVEAGLAAEGAFDVGTRGGTKPVVTHPDGSSTVEMGPARIFGESGTTVGQQRFRGLAVDLGNPHLACVTDQDIAGLDLTEVPPHDPELFPAGVNVEFVRRLGPDAVGGADRIRMRVHERGVGETRSCGTGTVAAAVAALHAAGARTGQRLVEVLGGSVQVEVTERTTLLTGPAVLVGGGRLGVEWWRQAEIG from the coding sequence GTGCGGTTTTCCGAAGGACCAGAGTTCGTCAAAGGCCACGGCACGCAGAACGATTTCGTCGTGCTGCCCGACCCGGAAGGCGAGCTGAAGCTGACCGAGGCCCACGTGCGCGCGCTTTGCGACCGGCAGCGCGGACTCGGCGCGGACGGTGTTCTCCGCGTCGTGCCCGCCGCCGCGGTGCCCGATGCGCCGGCGTCGGTTTCTCCGGACGTCTGGTTCATGGATTACCGCAACGCCGACGGCTCCCTCGCGGAGATGTGCGGCAACGGCGTCCGCGTTTTCGCCCGTTACCTCGTCGAGGCCGGTCTGGCCGCCGAAGGCGCCTTCGACGTCGGAACCCGGGGCGGCACCAAACCCGTCGTGACGCACCCGGACGGCAGCAGCACGGTGGAAATGGGACCGGCACGCATCTTCGGCGAATCCGGGACCACCGTCGGGCAGCAGCGATTCCGGGGACTCGCGGTGGACCTGGGCAACCCGCATCTCGCCTGCGTCACCGACCAGGACATAGCCGGGCTGGACCTGACCGAGGTCCCGCCGCACGACCCCGAACTCTTCCCGGCCGGCGTGAACGTCGAGTTCGTCCGCCGCCTCGGCCCGGACGCGGTGGGCGGGGCCGATCGCATCCGGATGCGGGTGCACGAGCGCGGCGTCGGCGAAACCCGCTCGTGCGGAACGGGCACGGTCGCGGCCGCGGTCGCCGCGCTGCACGCCGCCGGCGCACGAACCGGGCAACGCCTCGTCGAGGTCCTGGGCGGCAGCGTTCAGGTCGAGGTCACGGAGCGGACCACGCTGCTCACCGGCCCGGCGGTCCTCGTCGGCGGGGGCAGGCTCGGCGTGGAGTGGTGGCGTCAAGCCGAGATCGGCTGA
- the hflX gene encoding GTPase HflX, translating into MQRDERASLRRVAGLSTELSDITEVEYRQLRLERVVLVGVWTEGDAVHAEASLAELARLAETAGSEVLDGLVQRRQRPDPATYVGAGKVKELRDVVVATGADTVVCDGELAPGQLRQLEDKLKVKVIDRTALILDIFAQHASSKEGKAQIELAQLQYYITRLRGWGEKMSRQAGGATGGVGTRGPGETKLETDRRRIHKRISKLRKELAAMRTVRNTKRGRREARQVAGVAIAGYTNAGKSSLLNALTDAGVLVEDALFATLDPTTRRAETPDGRAYTLTDTVGFVRHLPHQLVEAFRSTLEEVTGADLLVHVVDGSEPEPHDQVAAVRQVVSDIAAEHGAPVPEELLVVNKTDQVDATRIAELRRLLPGAMFVSAHTGAGIAALRELIADRLPRPGVFVDALVPYTRGELVSRVHAEGELVDEEHTAEGTRVRAKVRSDLAGALQPFAGAG; encoded by the coding sequence ATGCAGCGGGACGAACGCGCCTCGCTGCGCCGCGTGGCGGGGCTGTCCACCGAGCTCTCCGACATCACCGAAGTCGAGTACCGGCAGTTGCGGCTGGAGCGCGTCGTGCTCGTCGGGGTCTGGACCGAGGGTGACGCGGTGCACGCCGAAGCCTCGCTGGCCGAGCTGGCCCGGCTCGCCGAAACAGCCGGTTCCGAGGTGCTCGATGGACTCGTGCAGCGCAGGCAGCGACCCGACCCGGCGACCTATGTCGGTGCGGGCAAGGTCAAGGAACTGCGCGACGTCGTGGTCGCTACCGGCGCGGACACCGTCGTCTGCGACGGCGAGCTGGCGCCCGGCCAACTCCGGCAGCTCGAGGACAAGCTCAAGGTCAAGGTCATCGACCGGACCGCGTTGATCCTGGACATCTTCGCCCAGCACGCCAGCTCCAAGGAGGGCAAGGCGCAGATCGAGCTTGCCCAGCTGCAGTACTACATCACCCGCCTGCGCGGCTGGGGCGAGAAGATGTCCCGGCAGGCCGGTGGCGCCACCGGCGGCGTCGGCACCCGCGGTCCCGGTGAGACCAAGCTGGAGACCGACCGCAGGCGGATCCACAAGCGGATCAGCAAGCTCCGCAAGGAACTGGCCGCGATGCGCACCGTCCGCAACACCAAGCGCGGCAGGCGCGAGGCCAGGCAGGTCGCCGGAGTGGCCATCGCCGGCTACACCAACGCGGGCAAGTCCAGCCTGCTCAATGCGCTCACCGACGCAGGCGTGCTGGTGGAGGACGCGTTGTTCGCCACCTTGGACCCGACCACCCGCCGCGCGGAGACCCCGGACGGACGGGCTTACACGCTCACCGACACCGTCGGCTTCGTCCGGCACCTGCCGCACCAGCTCGTGGAGGCGTTCCGCTCCACGCTGGAGGAGGTCACCGGCGCTGACCTGCTGGTGCACGTGGTGGACGGTTCGGAGCCCGAACCGCACGACCAGGTCGCCGCGGTGCGCCAGGTGGTCTCCGACATCGCCGCGGAGCACGGCGCGCCGGTTCCGGAGGAACTCCTGGTGGTGAACAAGACCGACCAGGTCGACGCCACCCGGATCGCCGAGCTGCGCAGGCTGCTGCCCGGCGCGATGTTCGTCTCCGCGCACACCGGTGCGGGAATCGCCGCGCTGCGCGAGCTCATCGCGGACCGGCTGCCGCGCCCCGGCGTGTTCGTCGACGCCTTGGTGCCCTACACCCGGGGCGAGCTCGTTTCCCGGGTGCACGCCGAAGGGGAGCTCGTCGACGAGGAGCACACCGCCGAAGGCACCAGGGTGCGGGCCAAGGTCCGTTCCGACCTCGCCGGTGCGCTGCAACCTTTCGCAGGCGCGGGATGA
- the lexA gene encoding transcriptional repressor LexA, which produces MTELHGRGEPAETVQEQPAVPEQPGTAELSDRQLKVLEAIREWMREHGYPPSVREIGDAVGLTSTSSVAYQLRVLERKGYLRRDPHRPRTVGVLVADSEQGDLAGQPKPAYVPVVGRIAAGGPILAEESVEDVFPLPKEIVGEGALFLLQVVGDSMVDLAITDGDWVAVRQQPDADNGDVVAAMIEGEATVKTFKRTDEHVWLMPHNEAYQPILGDDATVLGKVVAVLRRL; this is translated from the coding sequence GTGACCGAACTCCACGGACGCGGCGAACCGGCCGAGACCGTCCAGGAACAGCCCGCCGTTCCCGAGCAACCCGGCACAGCGGAGCTGAGCGATCGACAGCTCAAGGTGCTCGAAGCTATCCGCGAATGGATGCGCGAGCACGGCTACCCACCGAGCGTGCGCGAGATCGGCGACGCCGTCGGCCTGACGTCGACCTCGTCGGTCGCTTACCAGCTGCGCGTGCTGGAGCGGAAGGGCTACCTGCGCCGCGACCCGCACCGGCCGCGCACGGTGGGCGTGCTCGTCGCCGATTCCGAGCAGGGCGATCTCGCCGGGCAGCCGAAACCCGCGTACGTCCCGGTGGTGGGCCGGATCGCAGCGGGCGGGCCGATCCTGGCCGAGGAGTCGGTGGAGGACGTCTTCCCGCTGCCGAAGGAGATCGTCGGCGAAGGAGCGTTGTTCCTGCTGCAGGTCGTCGGCGACTCCATGGTCGACCTGGCCATAACCGACGGGGACTGGGTAGCGGTCCGGCAGCAGCCGGACGCGGACAACGGTGACGTCGTCGCGGCGATGATCGAAGGCGAGGCGACGGTGAAGACCTTCAAGCGCACCGATGAGCACGTCTGGTTGATGCCGCACAACGAGGCTTACCAGCCCATCCTGGGTGACGACGCGACGGTGTTGGGGAAGGTGGTCGCCGTGCTGCGCCGACTCTGA
- a CDS encoding LysM peptidoglycan-binding domain-containing protein produces the protein MVTVLGPAARPRTSGGAVLRTPAQEAADPPVPAESIAAEPVGAVFRWRHALVESAWLAGVGLCAFAVVLAFGLLAAEPAEPVPNATELVSVGSGDTLPGLAARFAPDSDQGAVIRRIVELNHLDAAEPATGRSLIVPVRRG, from the coding sequence ATGGTGACGGTGCTCGGTCCGGCGGCGCGGCCGCGGACGTCCGGTGGTGCGGTGTTGCGAACGCCTGCGCAGGAGGCCGCCGATCCGCCGGTGCCGGCGGAATCGATCGCCGCGGAGCCGGTGGGCGCGGTGTTCCGGTGGCGCCACGCGTTGGTCGAGTCCGCCTGGCTCGCCGGCGTCGGTCTCTGCGCCTTCGCGGTGGTCTTAGCGTTCGGCCTGCTCGCGGCCGAACCGGCGGAGCCGGTGCCGAATGCTACTGAACTGGTCTCCGTCGGCAGCGGCGACACGCTGCCCGGACTGGCTGCTCGCTTCGCGCCGGACAGCGATCAGGGTGCGGTGATCCGCCGCATCGTCGAGCTGAACCATCTCGACGCTGCTGAGCCTGCGACCGGGCGGAGTTTGATCGTGCCCGTCCGGCGCGGCTGA
- the nrdR gene encoding transcriptional regulator NrdR produces the protein MRCPFCRGDDSRVIDSREVEEGQAIRRRRSCSGCGRRFTTVEELVLSVVKRSGVTEPFSREKVVRGVLRACQGRPVQEDALQQLAHRVEDAVRSRGVSELPSHEVGLAILGPLRELDEVAYLRFASVYRAFSSVADFEKEIVDLRAARGSGDGARTGESGSG, from the coding sequence ATGCGGTGCCCATTCTGCCGGGGCGATGACTCCCGGGTGATCGACTCGCGCGAGGTGGAGGAAGGGCAGGCGATCCGGCGCAGGCGCTCTTGCTCCGGTTGCGGTCGCCGGTTCACGACAGTGGAAGAACTAGTGCTGTCGGTGGTCAAGCGCTCTGGGGTTACCGAGCCGTTCAGCCGCGAAAAGGTCGTCCGGGGGGTGTTGCGCGCCTGCCAAGGGCGGCCGGTGCAGGAGGACGCGCTGCAGCAGCTCGCCCATCGGGTCGAGGACGCGGTCCGCTCGCGGGGCGTGTCGGAGTTGCCCAGCCACGAGGTGGGGTTGGCGATCCTGGGGCCGTTGCGCGAACTGGACGAGGTCGCGTACCTGCGGTTCGCCAGCGTCTACCGGGCCTTCTCCTCGGTAGCCGACTTCGAAAAGGAGATCGTCGATCTCCGCGCGGCCCGCGGCAGTGGGGACGGGGCGCGAACGGGGGAGAGCGGCAGTGGCTAA
- a CDS encoding vitamin B12-dependent ribonucleotide reductase yields the protein MTETVDGPVGATGEPETGAHTEGIRVQRVYTTEGVHPYDEVAWERRDVVMTNWRDGSVNFEQRGVEFPEFWSLNSVNIVTSKYFRGAQGTEQREHSLKQLIDRVVKTYVRSGVQHGYFATEVDAEIFEHELTWMLLHQVFSFNSPVWFNVGTSSRQQVSACFILSVDDTMESILDWYKEEGLIFKGGSGAGLNLSRIRSSKELLSSGGTASGPVSFMRGADASAGTIKSGGATRRAAKMVILDVDHPDVEEFIETKSKEEHKIRALRDAGFDVDLGGADMSSVQYQNANNSVRVTDEFMRAVESDGRFGLRARTDGSVVEDVRSRDVFRKMAHAAWESADPGIQYDGTIQDWHTAPESGRISASNPCSEYMHLDNSSCNLASLNLMKFLREDLTFDAELFEKAVEFVITAMDISIGFADFPTESIGDTTRKFRQLGIGYANLGALLMATGHAYDSDGGRALAASITSLMTGTAYKRSAELAGAVGPYEGYARNAEAHQRVMRKHAAANDLVRTYHQNDVAVHKLATKVWQDGLAIGARHGWRNAQASLLAPTGTIGLMMDCDTTGVEPDLALVKFKKLVGGGSMQIVNQTVPRALKALGYQEEQIEAIVEYIAEHGHVIDAPGLRPDHYEVFDCAMGQRAIAPMGHVRMMAAVQPFLSGAISKTVNMPEQASVADVEEIYFEGWRLGLKALAIYRDNCKVGQPLSAGKGEQGESDKAVEKQIEYRPVRKRLPKKRPSQTVSFTVGGAEGYLHAGSYPDDGLGEIFVKLGKQGSTLSGVMDAFSMSISVGLQYGIPLEFYISKFQNLRFEPAGMTDDPDVRMASSVLDYLFRRLALDYLPYEKRAQLGIFTNEERTAQTSDYDSEPGGGSVDLDTMRSTVDYPAAQAQEPAQEDDHRAGSSTELLELRLGKAADAPLCMTCGTKMRPSGSCYLCEGCGSTSGCS from the coding sequence ATGACAGAGACCGTGGACGGCCCGGTCGGTGCAACGGGGGAGCCGGAGACAGGTGCCCACACCGAGGGCATCCGGGTGCAGCGGGTCTACACCACCGAGGGGGTGCACCCCTACGACGAGGTTGCCTGGGAACGCCGCGACGTGGTGATGACCAACTGGCGGGACGGCTCGGTCAACTTCGAACAGCGCGGAGTCGAGTTCCCCGAGTTCTGGTCGCTGAACTCGGTCAACATCGTGACCAGCAAGTACTTCCGGGGGGCGCAGGGCACCGAGCAGCGTGAGCACAGCCTCAAGCAGCTCATCGACCGGGTCGTGAAGACGTACGTGCGCAGCGGCGTGCAGCACGGCTACTTCGCGACCGAGGTGGACGCGGAGATCTTCGAGCACGAGCTGACCTGGATGCTGCTGCACCAGGTGTTCAGCTTCAACTCGCCGGTGTGGTTCAACGTGGGCACCAGCTCGCGCCAGCAGGTCTCGGCCTGCTTCATCCTGTCCGTCGACGACACGATGGAGTCGATCCTCGACTGGTACAAGGAAGAGGGCCTGATCTTCAAGGGCGGCTCGGGGGCCGGCCTGAACCTCTCCCGCATCCGTTCGTCCAAGGAGCTGCTGTCCTCCGGCGGCACCGCCTCCGGGCCGGTGTCGTTCATGCGCGGCGCGGACGCTTCCGCGGGCACGATCAAGTCCGGTGGGGCCACCCGGCGTGCGGCGAAGATGGTCATCCTGGACGTCGACCACCCCGACGTCGAGGAGTTCATCGAGACCAAGTCCAAGGAGGAGCACAAGATCCGGGCGCTGCGCGACGCCGGGTTCGACGTGGACCTCGGGGGCGCGGACATGTCCTCGGTGCAGTACCAGAACGCGAACAACTCGGTCCGGGTCACCGACGAGTTCATGCGTGCGGTGGAAAGCGACGGGCGGTTCGGGCTGCGTGCCCGCACCGACGGCTCGGTCGTCGAAGACGTCCGCAGTCGTGACGTGTTCCGCAAGATGGCGCACGCCGCGTGGGAGAGCGCCGACCCGGGCATCCAGTACGACGGCACGATCCAGGACTGGCACACCGCGCCCGAGAGCGGCCGGATCTCGGCGTCGAACCCGTGCTCGGAGTACATGCACCTGGACAACTCCAGCTGCAACCTGGCTTCGCTGAACCTGATGAAGTTCTTGCGCGAGGACCTGACCTTCGACGCGGAGCTGTTCGAGAAGGCCGTCGAGTTCGTCATCACCGCGATGGACATCTCGATCGGTTTCGCGGACTTCCCGACCGAGTCGATCGGCGACACCACCCGCAAGTTCCGGCAGCTCGGCATCGGCTACGCGAACCTGGGCGCGCTGCTGATGGCCACCGGCCACGCCTACGACTCCGACGGCGGGCGAGCGCTGGCTGCGTCGATCACCTCGTTGATGACCGGTACCGCCTACAAGCGTTCCGCGGAGCTGGCCGGTGCGGTCGGACCGTACGAGGGCTACGCGCGCAACGCGGAGGCGCACCAGCGGGTGATGCGCAAGCACGCGGCGGCCAACGACCTTGTACGCACCTACCACCAGAACGACGTGGCGGTGCACAAGCTGGCGACGAAGGTGTGGCAGGACGGCCTGGCGATCGGCGCCCGGCACGGCTGGCGAAACGCCCAGGCGTCGCTGCTGGCTCCGACCGGCACGATCGGCCTGATGATGGACTGCGACACCACCGGGGTCGAGCCGGACCTGGCGCTGGTGAAGTTCAAGAAGCTGGTCGGCGGCGGCTCCATGCAGATCGTCAACCAGACGGTGCCGCGCGCGTTGAAGGCGCTGGGCTACCAGGAAGAGCAGATCGAGGCGATCGTCGAGTACATCGCCGAGCACGGCCACGTGATCGACGCCCCCGGGCTGCGCCCGGATCACTACGAGGTGTTCGACTGCGCCATGGGCCAGCGGGCGATCGCACCGATGGGGCACGTGCGGATGATGGCCGCGGTGCAGCCGTTCCTGTCCGGCGCCATCTCGAAGACGGTGAACATGCCGGAGCAGGCCAGCGTCGCCGATGTGGAGGAGATCTACTTCGAGGGCTGGCGGCTGGGCCTGAAGGCGCTGGCGATCTACCGGGACAACTGCAAGGTCGGCCAGCCCCTCTCGGCGGGCAAGGGCGAGCAGGGCGAGTCGGACAAGGCCGTCGAGAAGCAGATCGAGTACCGCCCGGTCCGCAAGCGGCTGCCGAAGAAGCGTCCGAGCCAGACCGTGTCGTTCACCGTCGGCGGTGCCGAGGGCTACCTGCACGCCGGGTCCTACCCGGACGACGGGCTCGGCGAGATCTTCGTCAAGCTCGGCAAGCAGGGCTCCACGTTGTCCGGCGTGATGGACGCCTTCTCGATGTCGATCTCGGTGGGTCTGCAGTACGGCATCCCGCTGGAGTTCTACATCTCGAAGTTCCAGAACCTGCGCTTCGAGCCGGCGGGCATGACCGATGACCCGGACGTGCGGATGGCCAGCAGCGTGCTGGACTACCTGTTCCGCAGGCTGGCGCTGGACTACCTGCCGTACGAGAAGCGGGCGCAGCTGGGCATCTTCACCAACGAGGAGCGCACGGCGCAGACTTCGGACTACGACTCGGAGCCGGGCGGTGGTTCGGTCGACCTGGACACGATGCGTTCCACCGTCGACTACCCGGCGGCGCAGGCGCAGGAACCCGCGCAGGAGGACGACCACCGCGCGGGCAGCTCGACCGAGCTGCTGGAGTTGCGCTTGGGCAAGGCCGCTGATGCGCCGCTGTGCATGACCTGCGGCACGAAGATGCGCCCGTCCGGGTCCTGCTACCTGTGCGAGGGCTGCGGCTCCACCTCCGGCTGCAGCTGA
- a CDS encoding phosphodiester glycosidase family protein: MRSFAVVLSGVVLAGGLSVPNASAAVPTPPVEDGPAASVLEKGPVSVRAGGRDRSEGVETARNTSPVAPGLSLTEFERYGPDGWLRGDVLTAELSEPGLRPEYLSPGSASMRSPLTEQAARSGAVAGVNGDFFDIDASGAPLGPAMSDGELLSAPEAGNNDVAAVGGRQRAGRLMQLFLEAQLTRADGGRTRVTDLNVPKVSDDGIALYTPRWGDASRRSAVDGAHRVTEVEVAGDQVTRVSPAPAEGPVPRGSVRLLGVGAGADQLATVRVGERVGVHYRPRTSGDEPDVAVGGNKVLLRDGAVQQVDDTALHPRTAAGFSADGQRMWLVTIDGRQAASRGMTELELAEQLRRLGADDAINLDGGGSSTLLARPEGGSAPGVRNSPSEGELRPVPNGLGFSTAPGSGRLRGFRVEPGGGRVLSGLTRRFAAHGHDETGAPVPAGPEWSVTPGRGRIDNGVLRGGLPGTAEVTAHSAAASGSAELTVLGPPVRLSPSVGRVRLAGEGARDRFQILGHDADGFGTWVEPADVHLEYDSNAVRIEPDRDGFAVTALSPSASAVVTARVGDKVTHLGVTTGAQPQSLSTMDDVGGWRPSGFPQPVGASLTQGEGRAGTPGLALDYSLTGSTSTRAAYVNAEPALPLPDGTQQVGVWVNGDGRGARLRGTLLDPAGVATTVDLAEKVDWTGWRYVQAPIPAGASGPLRLQRLYAVETDGARQYGGRLVFDDLTASVAPEVDVPVTPQPQDRSVVQDGTLRPAPGAVRIAVVSDAQFTADDPAGPLVEQARRALREAVATRPDALVINGDFVDRGTAADFDLARRLIDSEVGDRVPWFYVPGNHEANGPGDLREFTAEFGAPQRVADVAGTRMVSLDSSSGALLGGGFEQVRMLRAALDQARRDPRIRSVAVFLHHPLDDPGAGDASRLADPKEAALLNRWLADFEGSSGKSAALVAAHAGTFHSSTVDGVSLEVNGNSGKAPATAPESGGFTGWSLLRTGPRGVRWETKPNVDRLELAAPANVEVGASVPTTAELFQGDRAVPVRYPVSADWQGSPEVFIGPPEQAFPGAVAAFDPDSGRLTGLRPGRGALSVHVNGARQVAGFTVTRR, from the coding sequence TTGCGGTCTTTCGCAGTGGTGCTGTCGGGAGTCGTGCTGGCCGGTGGGCTCAGCGTGCCGAACGCTTCGGCCGCGGTGCCGACTCCGCCGGTGGAGGACGGTCCTGCCGCCTCGGTGCTGGAGAAGGGCCCGGTCAGCGTCCGCGCCGGCGGCCGAGATCGGTCCGAGGGAGTCGAGACGGCGCGCAACACCTCACCGGTAGCGCCCGGGCTGAGCCTGACGGAGTTCGAGCGCTATGGGCCGGACGGCTGGCTGCGCGGCGACGTGCTGACGGCCGAGCTCTCCGAACCCGGCTTGCGTCCCGAGTACTTGAGCCCTGGTAGTGCTTCGATGCGCAGCCCGCTGACCGAGCAAGCCGCGCGTTCGGGCGCTGTTGCCGGCGTCAACGGCGACTTCTTCGACATCGACGCCTCCGGTGCGCCGCTGGGTCCCGCCATGTCCGATGGTGAGCTGCTCAGCGCCCCGGAGGCCGGGAACAACGACGTCGCCGCAGTCGGCGGGCGGCAGCGCGCGGGGCGGCTGATGCAGCTCTTCCTCGAGGCGCAGCTGACTCGCGCAGACGGTGGGCGCACGCGGGTGACCGACTTGAACGTCCCGAAGGTCTCCGACGACGGCATTGCGCTGTACACGCCGCGTTGGGGCGACGCATCCCGCCGGTCCGCTGTGGACGGAGCGCACCGGGTGACCGAGGTGGAGGTCGCAGGTGACCAGGTCACGCGGGTTAGCCCTGCCCCGGCCGAAGGGCCGGTACCGCGCGGTTCGGTCCGTCTGCTCGGGGTGGGAGCCGGCGCCGATCAACTGGCGACCGTGCGCGTCGGCGAACGGGTGGGCGTGCACTACCGGCCCCGCACGTCGGGTGATGAACCGGATGTCGCCGTGGGCGGCAACAAGGTTCTGCTGCGCGACGGCGCGGTGCAGCAGGTCGACGACACCGCGCTGCACCCGCGGACCGCGGCCGGGTTCTCGGCCGATGGACAACGGATGTGGCTGGTCACGATCGATGGTCGGCAGGCCGCCAGCCGCGGGATGACCGAACTCGAACTCGCCGAGCAGTTGCGACGGCTCGGCGCGGACGACGCCATCAACCTGGATGGCGGGGGTTCGTCGACGCTGTTGGCGCGCCCGGAGGGCGGCAGCGCTCCGGGCGTTCGCAACTCGCCGTCGGAGGGCGAGTTGCGCCCGGTGCCCAATGGGCTCGGCTTCTCGACAGCACCCGGAAGCGGCCGGTTGCGCGGTTTCCGCGTGGAGCCCGGTGGTGGGCGGGTGTTGTCCGGGTTGACCCGTCGCTTCGCTGCGCACGGGCACGACGAAACCGGTGCGCCGGTTCCCGCTGGTCCGGAGTGGTCGGTGACTCCGGGAAGAGGGCGGATCGACAACGGTGTCCTGCGGGGTGGGCTGCCCGGAACCGCGGAGGTGACCGCGCACAGTGCAGCCGCCTCCGGGTCCGCCGAATTGACGGTGTTGGGCCCGCCCGTGCGGCTGTCTCCGAGCGTCGGGCGTGTCCGGCTGGCCGGGGAAGGTGCTCGCGACCGGTTCCAGATTCTCGGGCACGATGCGGACGGCTTCGGAACGTGGGTGGAACCCGCCGACGTGCACCTCGAATACGACTCGAATGCGGTGCGGATCGAGCCGGACCGGGACGGTTTCGCGGTGACTGCGCTGTCACCTTCGGCTTCTGCGGTGGTGACCGCGCGCGTCGGCGACAAGGTGACCCACTTGGGCGTGACGACGGGTGCGCAACCCCAGTCGCTGTCCACTATGGACGATGTCGGTGGGTGGCGGCCGAGCGGGTTCCCGCAGCCGGTAGGTGCTTCGCTGACGCAAGGCGAAGGCCGGGCGGGCACTCCTGGGCTGGCGTTGGACTACTCGCTGACCGGCAGTACCTCGACCAGGGCCGCCTACGTCAACGCCGAGCCGGCCTTGCCGCTGCCGGACGGCACGCAGCAGGTCGGCGTGTGGGTCAACGGTGACGGCCGGGGTGCGCGGCTGCGTGGCACGCTGCTCGATCCTGCGGGCGTTGCGACCACGGTGGACCTGGCGGAGAAGGTCGACTGGACCGGTTGGCGGTACGTGCAGGCGCCGATTCCGGCCGGCGCGTCCGGACCGCTGCGCTTGCAGCGCTTGTACGCGGTCGAGACGGACGGCGCCCGGCAGTACGGTGGGCGGTTGGTCTTCGACGACCTGACCGCTTCGGTCGCGCCCGAAGTGGACGTTCCGGTCACTCCCCAGCCGCAGGATCGTTCCGTCGTGCAGGACGGGACGTTGCGGCCGGCTCCGGGCGCTGTCCGGATCGCCGTGGTCAGCGATGCCCAGTTCACCGCGGACGACCCGGCGGGCCCGCTGGTCGAGCAGGCTCGCCGCGCGTTGCGGGAGGCGGTGGCGACTCGGCCGGATGCGCTGGTCATCAACGGTGACTTCGTCGATCGGGGCACTGCTGCCGACTTCGACCTGGCGCGGCGGCTCATCGACTCCGAGGTCGGTGATCGTGTCCCGTGGTTCTACGTGCCGGGCAACCACGAAGCGAACGGACCGGGCGATCTGCGCGAGTTCACCGCGGAATTCGGGGCACCGCAGCGGGTTGCCGACGTCGCCGGGACTCGGATGGTGTCGCTGGATTCCTCCTCCGGCGCGCTGCTCGGCGGCGGCTTCGAGCAAGTGCGGATGCTGCGTGCTGCGCTCGACCAAGCGCGGCGAGATCCACGGATTCGTTCGGTGGCGGTGTTTCTGCATCATCCGTTGGACGACCCGGGTGCCGGTGACGCTTCGCGGCTCGCGGACCCGAAGGAAGCTGCGCTGCTGAACCGCTGGCTCGCCGATTTCGAAGGTTCCTCCGGGAAATCGGCGGCATTGGTCGCCGCGCACGCAGGTACCTTCCATTCGTCCACAGTGGATGGCGTGTCGCTGGAAGTGAACGGAAATTCCGGCAAAGCCCCGGCGACCGCACCCGAGTCGGGCGGCTTCACCGGTTGGAGTCTGTTGCGAACGGGACCGCGCGGTGTGCGATGGGAAACGAAGCCGAACGTGGACCGGCTTGAGCTCGCTGCGCCCGCGAACGTCGAGGTCGGTGCTTCGGTGCCCACAACGGCCGAACTTTTCCAAGGTGATCGGGCCGTTCCGGTGCGGTACCCGGTGAGCGCCGATTGGCAGGGTAGCCCGGAAGTGTTCATCGGGCCGCCGGAGCAGGCATTTCCTGGAGCCGTGGCGGCGTTCGACCCGGACTCGGGACGGCTCACCGGGCTCCGGCCGGGACGTGGTGCACTCAGCGTGCACGTCAACGGGGCTAGGCAGGTAGCCGGATTCACTGTCACCCGTCGGTGA